The following proteins are co-located in the Penaeus monodon isolate SGIC_2016 chromosome 10, NSTDA_Pmon_1, whole genome shotgun sequence genome:
- the LOC119577880 gene encoding alanine racemase-like isoform X4, translated as MRRAMTGEATTSLSPTARVGPAKASLLPLLDDAFAQLKVPSFIHVNLDAVAHNVDVLKGLSSSHTEIMGVVKGGAYGSGLLPVVEVLLEKGVKELSVATVAEGVYLRRHGIQVPITVLGNLLPCEVSDVTQHHLIPSLSWSHALTSLPREALVYPDGSRLKAAINIDTGMSRYGVQPEDLPALVQELDDLEVNIYSLYTHFQSAITEREKNRKQLDLFLEASKPFTSRGITRHVAATTGCVQDLGTDLDFIRPGGAITGLCSGSDREGTEQFAMKGFQPAFSVVTRPTFYKLLKAGRDIGYDGTYTTSEDEWIANFTTGWSDGLSRRLSNGVGAVKRVSTGERCPIVGRVSMDSITVRLPEEPSPGEVFQVLTDDFDDVTSAVGMARNLGGATYEMPGNWSTRLPRLYTRNGKIVRICPSLEYTC; from the exons ATGCGCCG AGCCATGACAGGAGAAGCGACAACATCCCTCAGCCCCACAGCCCGCGTCGGTCCTGCCAAGGCGTCTCTACTGCCGCTGCTGGACGACGCCTTCGCGCAACTCAAAGTGCCGTCCTTCATCCACGTGAACCTGGACGCCGTGGCCCACAACGTCGATGTTCTCAAGGGTCTTTCTTCATCTCATACAG AGATTATGGGCGTTGTGAAGGGTGGTGCTTACGGCTCTGGTCTCCTGCCGGTGGTGGAAGTCCTCCTGGAGAAGGGCGTGAAGGAATTATCAGTTGCCACAGTGGCCGAGGGGGTCTACTTGCGGAGGCATGGGATACAGGTCCCTATTACTGTTCTAG GTAACCTACTGCCGTGTGAAGTGAGCGACGTCACACAGCATCACCTCATTCCGTCCCTCAGCTGGTCGCACGCCCTCACCTCACTACCTCGAGAGGCCTTGGTTTATCCG GACGGCTCGAGACTCAAGGCGGCCATTAACATCGACACAGGAATGTCTCGTTACGGCGTCCAACCCGAGGACCTTCCCGCGCTGGTGCAAGAGCTGGACGACCTCGAAGTCAATATCTACTCCTTGTATACGCACTTCCAGTCCGCCAtcacggagagggagaagaaccGCAAACAGCTCGACCTCTTTCTCGAAGCTTCTAAACCTTTCAC GTCCCGTGGTATTACTCGACATGTGGCAGCTACAACAGGATGTGTGCAGGACCTTGGGACTGACCTGGACTTCATAAGACCCGGTGGAGCTATCACGGGCTTATGTTCAG GTAGCGACCGAGAAGGAACGGAGCAGTTCGCAATGAAAGGCTTCCAACCGGCGTTCTCCGTGGTTACTAGGCCTACCTTCTATAAGCTCCTGAAGGCGGGGCGAGACATCGGCTACGACGGAACGTACACAACTTCTGAAGACGAGTGGATCGCCAACTTCACTACGGGGTGGTCTGATGGCCTCAGTCGACGTCTTAGCAATGGCGTCGGGGCGGTCAAGAGAGTTAGCACAG GTGAACGGTGCCCCATCGTGGGTCGAGTGTCCATGGACTCCATCACCGTCCGCCTCCCTGAAGAGCCATCCCCTGGTGAGGTGTTCCAAGTCCTCACCGATGACTTCGACGACGTGACTTCAGCAGTTGGCATGGCAAGGAATCTAGGCGGTGCCACCTACGAGATGCCCGGAAACTGGTCCACGCGGTTGCCTCGCCTCTACACTCGCAACGGAAAGATCGTCAGGATTTGTCCGAGCCTTGAATACACATGTTGA
- the LOC119577880 gene encoding alanine racemase-like isoform X3, producing MLSYSRAMTGEATTSLSPTARVGPAKASLLPLLDDAFAQLKVPSFIHVNLDAVAHNVDVLKGLSSSHTEIMGVVKGGAYGSGLLPVVEVLLEKGVKELSVATVAEGVYLRRHGIQVPITVLGNLLPCEVSDVTQHHLIPSLSWSHALTSLPREALVYPDGSRLKAAINIDTGMSRYGVQPEDLPALVQELDDLEVNIYSLYTHFQSAITEREKNRKQLDLFLEASKPFTSRGITRHVAATTGCVQDLGTDLDFIRPGGAITGLCSGSDREGTEQFAMKGFQPAFSVVTRPTFYKLLKAGRDIGYDGTYTTSEDEWIANFTTGWSDGLSRRLSNGVGAVKRVSTGERCPIVGRVSMDSITVRLPEEPSPGEVFQVLTDDFDDVTSAVGMARNLGGATYEMPGNWSTRLPRLYTRNGKIVRICPSLEYTC from the exons ATGTTGAGCTACAGCAG AGCCATGACAGGAGAAGCGACAACATCCCTCAGCCCCACAGCCCGCGTCGGTCCTGCCAAGGCGTCTCTACTGCCGCTGCTGGACGACGCCTTCGCGCAACTCAAAGTGCCGTCCTTCATCCACGTGAACCTGGACGCCGTGGCCCACAACGTCGATGTTCTCAAGGGTCTTTCTTCATCTCATACAG AGATTATGGGCGTTGTGAAGGGTGGTGCTTACGGCTCTGGTCTCCTGCCGGTGGTGGAAGTCCTCCTGGAGAAGGGCGTGAAGGAATTATCAGTTGCCACAGTGGCCGAGGGGGTCTACTTGCGGAGGCATGGGATACAGGTCCCTATTACTGTTCTAG GTAACCTACTGCCGTGTGAAGTGAGCGACGTCACACAGCATCACCTCATTCCGTCCCTCAGCTGGTCGCACGCCCTCACCTCACTACCTCGAGAGGCCTTGGTTTATCCG GACGGCTCGAGACTCAAGGCGGCCATTAACATCGACACAGGAATGTCTCGTTACGGCGTCCAACCCGAGGACCTTCCCGCGCTGGTGCAAGAGCTGGACGACCTCGAAGTCAATATCTACTCCTTGTATACGCACTTCCAGTCCGCCAtcacggagagggagaagaaccGCAAACAGCTCGACCTCTTTCTCGAAGCTTCTAAACCTTTCAC GTCCCGTGGTATTACTCGACATGTGGCAGCTACAACAGGATGTGTGCAGGACCTTGGGACTGACCTGGACTTCATAAGACCCGGTGGAGCTATCACGGGCTTATGTTCAG GTAGCGACCGAGAAGGAACGGAGCAGTTCGCAATGAAAGGCTTCCAACCGGCGTTCTCCGTGGTTACTAGGCCTACCTTCTATAAGCTCCTGAAGGCGGGGCGAGACATCGGCTACGACGGAACGTACACAACTTCTGAAGACGAGTGGATCGCCAACTTCACTACGGGGTGGTCTGATGGCCTCAGTCGACGTCTTAGCAATGGCGTCGGGGCGGTCAAGAGAGTTAGCACAG GTGAACGGTGCCCCATCGTGGGTCGAGTGTCCATGGACTCCATCACCGTCCGCCTCCCTGAAGAGCCATCCCCTGGTGAGGTGTTCCAAGTCCTCACCGATGACTTCGACGACGTGACTTCAGCAGTTGGCATGGCAAGGAATCTAGGCGGTGCCACCTACGAGATGCCCGGAAACTGGTCCACGCGGTTGCCTCGCCTCTACACTCGCAACGGAAAGATCGTCAGGATTTGTCCGAGCCTTGAATACACATGTTGA
- the LOC119577880 gene encoding alanine racemase-like isoform X2 — protein MPPPYSHPTPSYPQPGLLSAESTRAMTGEATTSLSPTARVGPAKASLLPLLDDAFAQLKVPSFIHVNLDAVAHNVDVLKGLSSSHTEIMGVVKGGAYGSGLLPVVEVLLEKGVKELSVATVAEGVYLRRHGIQVPITVLGNLLPCEVSDVTQHHLIPSLSWSHALTSLPREALVYPDGSRLKAAINIDTGMSRYGVQPEDLPALVQELDDLEVNIYSLYTHFQSAITEREKNRKQLDLFLEASKPFTSRGITRHVAATTGCVQDLGTDLDFIRPGGAITGLCSGSDREGTEQFAMKGFQPAFSVVTRPTFYKLLKAGRDIGYDGTYTTSEDEWIANFTTGWSDGLSRRLSNGVGAVKRVSTGERCPIVGRVSMDSITVRLPEEPSPGEVFQVLTDDFDDVTSAVGMARNLGGATYEMPGNWSTRLPRLYTRNGKIVRICPSLEYTC, from the exons ATGCCACCCCCCtactcccaccccaccccatcctacCCCCAACCTGGTCTTCTCTCGGCGGAGTCCACGAG AGCCATGACAGGAGAAGCGACAACATCCCTCAGCCCCACAGCCCGCGTCGGTCCTGCCAAGGCGTCTCTACTGCCGCTGCTGGACGACGCCTTCGCGCAACTCAAAGTGCCGTCCTTCATCCACGTGAACCTGGACGCCGTGGCCCACAACGTCGATGTTCTCAAGGGTCTTTCTTCATCTCATACAG AGATTATGGGCGTTGTGAAGGGTGGTGCTTACGGCTCTGGTCTCCTGCCGGTGGTGGAAGTCCTCCTGGAGAAGGGCGTGAAGGAATTATCAGTTGCCACAGTGGCCGAGGGGGTCTACTTGCGGAGGCATGGGATACAGGTCCCTATTACTGTTCTAG GTAACCTACTGCCGTGTGAAGTGAGCGACGTCACACAGCATCACCTCATTCCGTCCCTCAGCTGGTCGCACGCCCTCACCTCACTACCTCGAGAGGCCTTGGTTTATCCG GACGGCTCGAGACTCAAGGCGGCCATTAACATCGACACAGGAATGTCTCGTTACGGCGTCCAACCCGAGGACCTTCCCGCGCTGGTGCAAGAGCTGGACGACCTCGAAGTCAATATCTACTCCTTGTATACGCACTTCCAGTCCGCCAtcacggagagggagaagaaccGCAAACAGCTCGACCTCTTTCTCGAAGCTTCTAAACCTTTCAC GTCCCGTGGTATTACTCGACATGTGGCAGCTACAACAGGATGTGTGCAGGACCTTGGGACTGACCTGGACTTCATAAGACCCGGTGGAGCTATCACGGGCTTATGTTCAG GTAGCGACCGAGAAGGAACGGAGCAGTTCGCAATGAAAGGCTTCCAACCGGCGTTCTCCGTGGTTACTAGGCCTACCTTCTATAAGCTCCTGAAGGCGGGGCGAGACATCGGCTACGACGGAACGTACACAACTTCTGAAGACGAGTGGATCGCCAACTTCACTACGGGGTGGTCTGATGGCCTCAGTCGACGTCTTAGCAATGGCGTCGGGGCGGTCAAGAGAGTTAGCACAG GTGAACGGTGCCCCATCGTGGGTCGAGTGTCCATGGACTCCATCACCGTCCGCCTCCCTGAAGAGCCATCCCCTGGTGAGGTGTTCCAAGTCCTCACCGATGACTTCGACGACGTGACTTCAGCAGTTGGCATGGCAAGGAATCTAGGCGGTGCCACCTACGAGATGCCCGGAAACTGGTCCACGCGGTTGCCTCGCCTCTACACTCGCAACGGAAAGATCGTCAGGATTTGTCCGAGCCTTGAATACACATGTTGA
- the LOC119577880 gene encoding alanine racemase-like isoform X1 produces MKITFLTKYFKHFIKLHAARSAPPLVWLRLATSSPSLFEFSHSHRQGPSPSTSLPSPPPRSPSASPPPSTSPNPRILSSSSSVSRISHRAMTGEATTSLSPTARVGPAKASLLPLLDDAFAQLKVPSFIHVNLDAVAHNVDVLKGLSSSHTEIMGVVKGGAYGSGLLPVVEVLLEKGVKELSVATVAEGVYLRRHGIQVPITVLGNLLPCEVSDVTQHHLIPSLSWSHALTSLPREALVYPDGSRLKAAINIDTGMSRYGVQPEDLPALVQELDDLEVNIYSLYTHFQSAITEREKNRKQLDLFLEASKPFTSRGITRHVAATTGCVQDLGTDLDFIRPGGAITGLCSGSDREGTEQFAMKGFQPAFSVVTRPTFYKLLKAGRDIGYDGTYTTSEDEWIANFTTGWSDGLSRRLSNGVGAVKRVSTGERCPIVGRVSMDSITVRLPEEPSPGEVFQVLTDDFDDVTSAVGMARNLGGATYEMPGNWSTRLPRLYTRNGKIVRICPSLEYTC; encoded by the exons atgaaaataacttttttaacaAAGTATTTCAAGCATTTTATAAAACTACATGCCGCAAGATCCGCGCCTCCACTAGTATGGCTACGACTAGCCAcatcttccccttctctgttCGAGTTCTCACATTCACATCGCCAGGGCCCTTCGCCTTCAacgtctcttccttctcctcctcctcgatccccgtctgcttctcctcctccttctacttctcccaaTCCTCgcatcctttcctcttcctcatcagtCTCTCGCATCTCCCATAGAGCCATGACAGGAGAAGCGACAACATCCCTCAGCCCCACAGCCCGCGTCGGTCCTGCCAAGGCGTCTCTACTGCCGCTGCTGGACGACGCCTTCGCGCAACTCAAAGTGCCGTCCTTCATCCACGTGAACCTGGACGCCGTGGCCCACAACGTCGATGTTCTCAAGGGTCTTTCTTCATCTCATACAG AGATTATGGGCGTTGTGAAGGGTGGTGCTTACGGCTCTGGTCTCCTGCCGGTGGTGGAAGTCCTCCTGGAGAAGGGCGTGAAGGAATTATCAGTTGCCACAGTGGCCGAGGGGGTCTACTTGCGGAGGCATGGGATACAGGTCCCTATTACTGTTCTAG GTAACCTACTGCCGTGTGAAGTGAGCGACGTCACACAGCATCACCTCATTCCGTCCCTCAGCTGGTCGCACGCCCTCACCTCACTACCTCGAGAGGCCTTGGTTTATCCG GACGGCTCGAGACTCAAGGCGGCCATTAACATCGACACAGGAATGTCTCGTTACGGCGTCCAACCCGAGGACCTTCCCGCGCTGGTGCAAGAGCTGGACGACCTCGAAGTCAATATCTACTCCTTGTATACGCACTTCCAGTCCGCCAtcacggagagggagaagaaccGCAAACAGCTCGACCTCTTTCTCGAAGCTTCTAAACCTTTCAC GTCCCGTGGTATTACTCGACATGTGGCAGCTACAACAGGATGTGTGCAGGACCTTGGGACTGACCTGGACTTCATAAGACCCGGTGGAGCTATCACGGGCTTATGTTCAG GTAGCGACCGAGAAGGAACGGAGCAGTTCGCAATGAAAGGCTTCCAACCGGCGTTCTCCGTGGTTACTAGGCCTACCTTCTATAAGCTCCTGAAGGCGGGGCGAGACATCGGCTACGACGGAACGTACACAACTTCTGAAGACGAGTGGATCGCCAACTTCACTACGGGGTGGTCTGATGGCCTCAGTCGACGTCTTAGCAATGGCGTCGGGGCGGTCAAGAGAGTTAGCACAG GTGAACGGTGCCCCATCGTGGGTCGAGTGTCCATGGACTCCATCACCGTCCGCCTCCCTGAAGAGCCATCCCCTGGTGAGGTGTTCCAAGTCCTCACCGATGACTTCGACGACGTGACTTCAGCAGTTGGCATGGCAAGGAATCTAGGCGGTGCCACCTACGAGATGCCCGGAAACTGGTCCACGCGGTTGCCTCGCCTCTACACTCGCAACGGAAAGATCGTCAGGATTTGTCCGAGCCTTGAATACACATGTTGA
- the LOC119577880 gene encoding alanine racemase-like isoform X5 has translation MTGEATTSLSPTARVGPAKASLLPLLDDAFAQLKVPSFIHVNLDAVAHNVDVLKGLSSSHTEIMGVVKGGAYGSGLLPVVEVLLEKGVKELSVATVAEGVYLRRHGIQVPITVLGNLLPCEVSDVTQHHLIPSLSWSHALTSLPREALVYPDGSRLKAAINIDTGMSRYGVQPEDLPALVQELDDLEVNIYSLYTHFQSAITEREKNRKQLDLFLEASKPFTSRGITRHVAATTGCVQDLGTDLDFIRPGGAITGLCSGSDREGTEQFAMKGFQPAFSVVTRPTFYKLLKAGRDIGYDGTYTTSEDEWIANFTTGWSDGLSRRLSNGVGAVKRVSTGERCPIVGRVSMDSITVRLPEEPSPGEVFQVLTDDFDDVTSAVGMARNLGGATYEMPGNWSTRLPRLYTRNGKIVRICPSLEYTC, from the exons ATGACAGGAGAAGCGACAACATCCCTCAGCCCCACAGCCCGCGTCGGTCCTGCCAAGGCGTCTCTACTGCCGCTGCTGGACGACGCCTTCGCGCAACTCAAAGTGCCGTCCTTCATCCACGTGAACCTGGACGCCGTGGCCCACAACGTCGATGTTCTCAAGGGTCTTTCTTCATCTCATACAG AGATTATGGGCGTTGTGAAGGGTGGTGCTTACGGCTCTGGTCTCCTGCCGGTGGTGGAAGTCCTCCTGGAGAAGGGCGTGAAGGAATTATCAGTTGCCACAGTGGCCGAGGGGGTCTACTTGCGGAGGCATGGGATACAGGTCCCTATTACTGTTCTAG GTAACCTACTGCCGTGTGAAGTGAGCGACGTCACACAGCATCACCTCATTCCGTCCCTCAGCTGGTCGCACGCCCTCACCTCACTACCTCGAGAGGCCTTGGTTTATCCG GACGGCTCGAGACTCAAGGCGGCCATTAACATCGACACAGGAATGTCTCGTTACGGCGTCCAACCCGAGGACCTTCCCGCGCTGGTGCAAGAGCTGGACGACCTCGAAGTCAATATCTACTCCTTGTATACGCACTTCCAGTCCGCCAtcacggagagggagaagaaccGCAAACAGCTCGACCTCTTTCTCGAAGCTTCTAAACCTTTCAC GTCCCGTGGTATTACTCGACATGTGGCAGCTACAACAGGATGTGTGCAGGACCTTGGGACTGACCTGGACTTCATAAGACCCGGTGGAGCTATCACGGGCTTATGTTCAG GTAGCGACCGAGAAGGAACGGAGCAGTTCGCAATGAAAGGCTTCCAACCGGCGTTCTCCGTGGTTACTAGGCCTACCTTCTATAAGCTCCTGAAGGCGGGGCGAGACATCGGCTACGACGGAACGTACACAACTTCTGAAGACGAGTGGATCGCCAACTTCACTACGGGGTGGTCTGATGGCCTCAGTCGACGTCTTAGCAATGGCGTCGGGGCGGTCAAGAGAGTTAGCACAG GTGAACGGTGCCCCATCGTGGGTCGAGTGTCCATGGACTCCATCACCGTCCGCCTCCCTGAAGAGCCATCCCCTGGTGAGGTGTTCCAAGTCCTCACCGATGACTTCGACGACGTGACTTCAGCAGTTGGCATGGCAAGGAATCTAGGCGGTGCCACCTACGAGATGCCCGGAAACTGGTCCACGCGGTTGCCTCGCCTCTACACTCGCAACGGAAAGATCGTCAGGATTTGTCCGAGCCTTGAATACACATGTTGA
- the LOC119577881 gene encoding ethanolaminephosphotransferase 1-like, protein MSVKRYLTPEQLVGFENYKYSAQDTSPLSNYVMHPFWNTVVKICPRWIAPNVLTFVGFLFTVANFVLLSFYDYSYYASSVDIPPGTGPYPPVPNWVWIVCALNHFLAHTLDGIDGKQARRTGTSGPLGELFDHGLDSWTTFFIPACIWSIFGRTDYSISPLRFYFILWNVLSCFYTSHWEKYLTKILFLPWGYDISQALIFAIYLVTGIWGQQIWKFEIVLGISSGAMFEFMMYAGSLGTSLPMSFWNVYKSYRDETGKMLGFWEAVRPLITPLIFFALSTIWVYQSPTNIIERDPRMVLFMVGTIFANVNCRLIVSQMSSTRCELLNWLLLPLAIAVGIAITFPTLELATLLIMGSIATVAHIHYGVYVVRQMCDHFHIKCFSIKDRSE, encoded by the exons ATGTCGGTCAAGAGATATCTAACCCCCGAACAGTTAGTGGGGTTTGAAAATTATAAG TATAGTGCTCAAGATACCAGTCCTCTCAGCAATTATGTTATGCACCCGTTTTGGAACACTGTAGTGAAG ATATGTCCACGGTGGATAGCGCCTAATGTCCTCACATTTGTGGGTTTCCTGTTTACGGTCGCCAACTTTGTCCTGTTATCCTTTTACGACTACAGTTATTATGCATCTAGCGTTGACATACCTCCTGGCACTGGCCCATACCCACCTGTGCCTAACTGGGTTTGGATAGTCTGTGCTCTCAATCACTTTCTGGCACATACTTTAG ATGGGATAGATGGAAAGCAGGCACGAAGGACTGGCACGAGTGGGCCATTGGGAGAGTTGTTTGACCATGGCCTGGACTCCTGGACCACTTTCTTCATCCCGGCCTGCATCTGGTCCATTTTCGGCAGGACAGACTATAGCATTAGCCCACTCAGGTTCTATTTCATTTTGTGGAATGTACTGTCCTGTTTCTACACCTCTCACTGGGAGAAATACCTTACCAAGATACTGTTTCTGCCGTGGGGCTACGATATATCACAGGCT CTAATCTTCGCCATATACTTGGTAACGGGAATATGGGGCCAGCAAATATGGAAGTTCGAGATAGTACTGGGAATTTCTTCAGGGGCCATGTTTGAGTTCATGATGTATGCAGGGTCACTGGGCACCTCACTTCCAATGTCGTTTTGGAATGTTTATAA GTCATACAGAGATGAGACTGGGAAGATGCTTGGGTTCTGGGAGGCTGTACGGCCCTTAATCACACCTTTGATATTTTTCGCTTTGTCGACAATCTGGGTGTATCAGTCTCCCACCAATATCATTGAAAGAGATCCAAGAATGGTCCTGTTCATGGTCGGCACAATCTTCGCTAATGTCAAT TGCCGGCTGATTGTCTCCCAGATGAGTAGCACAAGATGCGAGCTCTTGAATTGGCTGTTGTTGCCACTTGCTATAGCTGTGGGGATTGCAATCACATTTCCCACTCTGGAGTTGGCAACACTCCTGATCATGGGCAGCATTGCAACCGTTGCACACATCCACTATGGTGTCTATGTG GTTCGTCAGATGTGCGATCACTTCCATATCAAGTGCTTCAGCATCAAAGACAGGTCCGAATGA